In a genomic window of Sutcliffiella sp. FSL R7-0096:
- a CDS encoding CBS domain-containing protein, whose translation MTQTLNNIMAKNIITIEATQSVKEAAALMQQHNIGSIPVIQNGQLAGIITDRDITIRTTSQGLDANTPVSSCMSSNIVAGNSSMSVHEAAQLMAQNQIRRLPVVENNQIVGMVALGDLATIQEYQNEAGQALTNISVHDNLR comes from the coding sequence ATGACGCAAACATTAAACAACATTATGGCAAAAAACATTATAACAATTGAGGCAACACAAAGTGTAAAGGAGGCTGCCGCATTAATGCAGCAGCATAATATAGGATCGATTCCGGTTATCCAAAATGGGCAATTAGCTGGCATCATCACCGACAGGGATATAACGATCCGAACTACTTCTCAAGGTTTGGATGCCAATACCCCTGTCTCTTCCTGTATGTCCTCAAACATTGTTGCTGGAAACAGCTCCATGAGCGTTCATGAAGCAGCCCAATTAATGGCTCAGAATCAGATTAGAAGGCTTCCGGTAGTTGAAAACAACCAAATTGTCGGTATGGTTGCTTTAGGTGACCTTGCGACCATTCAGGAATATCAAAATGAAGCCGGACAAGCTTTAACCAATATTTCTGTTCATGATAACCTCCGATAA
- a CDS encoding universal stress protein, translating to MKKILVALDGSKHAQNAAIHAADLVKQMKNSSLTIVHVVEEAPPKDKLLLANFDVEQVLRNDAYEKLLQTIRIFKENEVDFHLEVAIGEAAEEIVRLAIDQNFDLIVMGSRGLGTFGEVIFGSVSHQVLHDAHCPVMVVKQEKG from the coding sequence ATGAAAAAAATTCTTGTTGCTCTTGATGGATCCAAACATGCTCAAAACGCAGCCATTCATGCAGCTGATCTAGTGAAACAAATGAAGAATTCCTCATTGACCATTGTTCATGTGGTCGAAGAAGCTCCACCAAAAGATAAATTACTGTTAGCTAATTTTGACGTGGAACAAGTCTTAAGAAATGATGCATATGAAAAGCTATTACAGACAATCCGCATATTCAAGGAAAATGAGGTGGATTTTCACCTGGAGGTTGCAATTGGGGAAGCCGCAGAGGAGATTGTAAGACTGGCCATCGATCAGAACTTTGATTTAATCGTGATGGGGAGCAGAGGATTGGGCACGTTCGGTGAAGTGATATTCGGCAGTGTTAGTCATCAGGTTCTTCATGATGCCCACTGCCCTGTAATGGTCGTAAAACAAGAAAAAGGATGA
- a CDS encoding SulP family inorganic anion transporter codes for MNVANLKQEWFGNVRGDVLAGMTVALALIPEAIAFSIIAGVDPMVGLYASFCIAVIIAFTGGRPGMISAATGAMALLMITLVADHGVQYLFAATILTGIIQILMGIFKLGKYLSFLPQAVIIGFVNALAILIFMAQLEQFVGATWVMYAFVAATLAIIYILPRFTKAIPSALFAIAVITAIAIFGGGFGLSTVGDQGEITRALPIFNIPMVELSWETFMIVLPYAFTLAIVGNLESLLTATIVDEMTETKSDKNREMKGQGIANVITGFFGGMAGCAMIGQSVINVKSGGRGRLSSMVAGVFLLFLIMVLGDIVVQIPMAALVGVMFMVAIGTFDWQSIRELHKIPRADAVVMIVTVAIVVYTHDLAKGVAAGVVLSALIFGWKMAKIKATMTLRENKVYYHISGQMFFGTMSHFVELFDYNNDPKEVVIDFSNTHVWDQSAVTAIAKTVLKYQKLGKSVSIVGLNPESEALVNKIGLSAPSGH; via the coding sequence ATGAACGTAGCAAACTTAAAACAAGAATGGTTCGGTAATGTACGCGGAGACGTACTTGCCGGTATGACCGTAGCATTAGCCCTCATTCCAGAAGCAATCGCATTTTCTATCATTGCAGGTGTGGACCCGATGGTAGGCTTATATGCTTCTTTCTGTATCGCAGTAATAATTGCGTTTACAGGTGGACGACCAGGAATGATTTCTGCAGCAACTGGAGCCATGGCATTACTGATGATTACATTAGTTGCCGATCATGGTGTGCAGTATCTTTTTGCTGCAACAATCCTGACAGGTATCATTCAGATACTGATGGGGATATTCAAGCTAGGTAAGTATTTGTCTTTCTTACCACAGGCAGTCATTATCGGTTTTGTTAATGCACTAGCAATTCTTATCTTTATGGCTCAATTGGAGCAATTTGTTGGTGCAACTTGGGTAATGTATGCTTTTGTAGCAGCTACACTAGCTATCATCTATATTTTACCTCGATTTACTAAAGCTATTCCATCTGCTTTGTTTGCGATTGCTGTAATCACTGCAATTGCCATCTTTGGTGGAGGTTTTGGCTTAAGTACTGTTGGAGATCAAGGGGAGATTACTAGAGCCCTTCCTATTTTCAACATTCCGATGGTTGAACTTTCTTGGGAAACATTTATGATTGTTTTACCTTACGCATTTACTCTAGCGATTGTAGGTAATTTAGAATCTTTATTAACAGCAACAATCGTTGATGAGATGACAGAAACCAAAAGTGATAAAAACCGTGAGATGAAGGGTCAAGGTATTGCCAATGTCATTACTGGATTCTTCGGTGGTATGGCTGGTTGTGCAATGATTGGTCAATCGGTGATTAATGTTAAATCTGGTGGTAGGGGAAGGCTTTCTTCCATGGTTGCCGGAGTGTTCTTATTATTCCTCATTATGGTTCTTGGAGATATTGTCGTGCAAATTCCTATGGCAGCACTTGTAGGTGTAATGTTCATGGTAGCAATTGGTACGTTCGACTGGCAATCTATTCGTGAACTGCACAAGATTCCTCGTGCAGATGCAGTTGTTATGATTGTAACAGTAGCAATTGTTGTTTACACGCATGATTTGGCAAAAGGTGTGGCAGCAGGGGTTGTTTTAAGTGCCTTGATCTTCGGATGGAAAATGGCCAAAATTAAAGCAACAATGACATTAAGAGAAAATAAAGTATATTATCACATTTCTGGACAAATGTTCTTTGGAACGATGAGCCACTTTGTAGAACTTTTTGATTATAACAATGACCCAAAAGAAGTGGTTATTGACTTCAGTAACACGCATGTCTGGGACCAATCAGCAGTAACAGCCATTGCAAAAACGGTATTGAAATATCAAAAGTTAGGTAAGAGTGTGAGCATTGTCGGACTGAATCCGGAAAGTGAAGCATTAGTAAATAAAATTGGTCTATCTGCACCGTCAGGGCATTAA
- a CDS encoding SulP family inorganic anion transporter gives MKGGGILENTNYFHSWFGNIKGDILSGIVVALALIPEAIAFSIIAGVDPMVGLYASFTIAVVIAFVGGRPGMISGATGAMALLFIHLVAEHGYQYLLAATILTGVLQIIFGVLKLARYMKFIPRSVMVGFVNALAVLIFMAQLEHFIGETWIMFVLVALTLGIIYLFPYLNKTIPSTLVAIITVTTIAIFSNTGVRTVGDMGTISKTLPSFFIPDIPLSIETLMIILPYSLALALVGILESLLTASIVDDMTDTGSNKNSESNGQGIANIITGFFGGMAGCAMIGQSIINVSSGGRGRLSSLFSGIFLMFLIVVLGDIVVQIPMAALAGVMIMVAISTFDWNSIKTLHLIPRTDAVVMVVTVLTVIFTHNLAIGVFTGILLSAIFFVSKISKVRVESTLDGNKRIYKLTGQLFFASVTELLTKFDYKEDVSAVEINLRRSHLWDDSAIAAIDKIVNKFEESGKQVILTGLNEDSSELVEKLTNKLGSH, from the coding sequence ATGAAAGGAGGAGGTATCTTGGAGAACACTAATTATTTTCACTCATGGTTTGGAAATATTAAAGGGGATATACTTTCTGGTATCGTCGTAGCATTAGCCTTAATACCAGAGGCAATTGCTTTCTCCATAATAGCGGGAGTAGATCCTATGGTAGGATTATATGCTTCTTTTACAATTGCTGTTGTCATTGCATTTGTCGGTGGTAGACCTGGAATGATTTCAGGTGCAACTGGAGCAATGGCCTTGTTATTTATTCACTTAGTTGCAGAGCATGGATATCAGTATTTATTGGCAGCAACCATATTAACAGGGGTCTTACAAATTATCTTTGGTGTGCTAAAACTAGCTCGATATATGAAGTTTATTCCACGTTCTGTGATGGTGGGATTTGTTAATGCATTAGCAGTATTAATTTTTATGGCACAATTGGAGCATTTTATAGGTGAAACTTGGATTATGTTTGTATTAGTAGCCTTGACCCTTGGTATTATTTACTTGTTTCCTTATCTAAATAAAACCATTCCCTCTACTTTAGTCGCAATTATTACAGTAACAACGATCGCAATCTTTAGTAATACTGGTGTCCGGACAGTTGGGGATATGGGAACTATTTCTAAAACCCTGCCTTCCTTTTTCATTCCAGACATTCCCCTATCTATAGAAACTTTGATGATTATCCTCCCTTACTCACTTGCTCTTGCTTTAGTAGGTATATTAGAGTCCTTGTTGACTGCCTCTATCGTGGATGATATGACGGATACTGGAAGTAATAAAAATTCCGAAAGTAATGGACAAGGTATTGCCAATATTATTACAGGATTCTTTGGAGGAATGGCAGGTTGTGCAATGATTGGTCAATCGATTATTAATGTAAGTTCTGGAGGCAGAGGAAGATTATCCTCCTTGTTTTCTGGTATTTTCCTCATGTTTCTAATCGTTGTACTGGGAGACATCGTTGTTCAAATTCCGATGGCCGCATTAGCTGGAGTGATGATAATGGTAGCTATAAGTACGTTTGACTGGAATTCAATAAAAACCTTACACCTTATTCCAAGAACTGACGCTGTGGTAATGGTAGTAACCGTTCTAACCGTAATATTTACTCACAATCTTGCCATTGGTGTTTTTACTGGGATACTTTTAAGTGCCATATTCTTCGTTTCTAAGATTTCAAAAGTTCGTGTAGAAAGCACTCTTGATGGGAATAAAAGAATATATAAATTAACAGGTCAGTTGTTTTTCGCGTCTGTTACAGAATTATTAACTAAATTTGATTATAAAGAAGATGTTTCGGCAGTAGAGATCAACTTGAGAAGATCGCATTTATGGGACGACTCTGCCATTGCTGCTATTGACAAAATTGTTAATAAATTCGAGGAAAGTGGCAAACAAGTAATCCTAACGGGGTTAAACGAGGATAGTTCTGAATTAGTTGAGAAATTAACCAATAAACTAGGTTCACACTAA
- a CDS encoding universal stress protein has translation MFHKILLASDGSEHSKRAAEKAIEVAKCSKDSLLEIVYVIDGDQAKSDVLQNWNTADLDDKRTKKIRWVEQKAKESNITFNVKTLSGEPGPSIVKHANEYDFDLVVIGSRGLNTLQEFVLGSVSHKVAKRAQCPVMIVK, from the coding sequence ATGTTTCATAAAATATTACTTGCATCAGATGGATCAGAACATTCAAAAAGAGCAGCTGAAAAGGCAATAGAAGTTGCTAAATGTAGCAAAGATTCTTTATTAGAAATTGTGTATGTTATTGACGGAGATCAAGCTAAATCTGACGTTTTACAGAATTGGAACACAGCAGATTTGGATGACAAAAGAACGAAAAAAATTAGATGGGTAGAGCAGAAAGCAAAAGAATCAAATATTACTTTTAATGTGAAGACACTTAGTGGAGAGCCGGGACCCTCTATTGTAAAACATGCTAACGAATACGATTTTGATTTAGTAGTTATAGGAAGCAGAGGGCTTAATACACTTCAAGAATTCGTATTAGGGAGCGTAAGTCATAAGGTTGCAAAGAGAGCACAATGCCCCGTTATGATTGTGAAATAA
- a CDS encoding GNAT family N-acetyltransferase, whose product MIYKNSLDGISSDMLKGFFVNWPNPPKLETHLKLLKNSSKVVIGLDDNTDQVIGFITAISDGVLSAYIPLLEVLPEYKNKGIGKELVNRMLKELDDIYMIDLCCDDDLVPYYDKFGMIKTNGMILRNYKKQSGS is encoded by the coding sequence ATGATATACAAGAATTCACTCGATGGTATTTCTTCAGATATGTTAAAAGGTTTTTTTGTTAATTGGCCTAATCCACCAAAACTAGAAACTCACTTAAAACTGCTGAAAAATAGCAGTAAAGTAGTTATTGGGTTAGATGATAATACAGATCAAGTAATTGGATTTATTACCGCGATTAGCGACGGTGTTCTATCTGCCTATATTCCACTCCTTGAGGTGTTACCAGAGTACAAAAATAAAGGGATAGGTAAAGAACTAGTAAATCGTATGCTAAAAGAACTTGATGACATATACATGATTGATTTATGTTGTGACGATGACTTGGTTCCCTATTATGATAAGTTTGGTATGATAAAGACAAATGGTATGATTTTAAGGAATTATAAAAAGCAATCTGGAAGTTGA
- a CDS encoding MBL fold metallo-hydrolase → MLNKITPSIYYLSNDDIKERPTLGLVCGDKFSLVIDSGNSVQHAQDFLKEIEALNLPPVKYLIVTHGHWDHILGLNEFGATIIVNSLTNQILEEWQSYSFDDDSLHKYVESNRISSKCMEIIINEIPLRDSFRLNSADIIFEKSLTIDLGNKICVLETIKGTHSEDSTIIYIPDDKVLFLGDSAYGTTTNSLFHYKQSLLLSMIEDIQKYDANYFILGHESICDLEEMNLYWKELISTSKATDSTSIDKAIERFERENNRTPNSNEHFFIKAFVNDQIIKSQLSK, encoded by the coding sequence ATGCTAAATAAAATTACCCCATCTATTTATTATTTATCAAACGATGATATTAAAGAAAGACCAACTTTAGGGTTGGTTTGTGGAGATAAATTTAGTCTTGTAATAGACTCTGGAAATTCAGTCCAGCATGCACAAGACTTTTTAAAGGAAATTGAGGCTTTAAATCTGCCTCCAGTTAAATATTTGATTGTAACTCATGGACATTGGGACCATATCTTAGGGCTGAATGAATTTGGTGCTACAATCATAGTTAATAGCCTTACAAATCAAATACTAGAAGAGTGGCAAAGCTATTCTTTTGATGATGATTCCCTTCACAAATATGTAGAGTCTAATAGGATCTCTTCTAAATGTATGGAAATCATAATAAATGAAATACCCTTGAGGGATTCCTTTAGGTTAAACTCTGCGGATATTATATTTGAAAAATCCCTAACTATTGATCTAGGAAACAAGATTTGTGTCCTAGAAACAATAAAGGGAACGCATAGTGAAGATTCAACCATTATTTATATTCCTGACGATAAAGTTCTTTTTTTAGGTGATAGTGCTTATGGAACAACAACAAATTCTTTATTTCATTACAAACAATCGCTTTTATTGTCTATGATCGAAGATATTCAAAAGTATGATGCTAATTACTTCATACTTGGACATGAGTCTATTTGTGACTTAGAAGAAATGAATCTGTATTGGAAGGAACTTATCTCTACCAGCAAAGCCACAGATTCTACATCAATTGATAAAGCCATTGAACGCTTTGAAAGGGAGAATAATAGAACTCCCAATTCAAATGAACATTTCTTTATAAAAGCCTTTGTGAATGACCAAATAATTAAATCACAATTAAGTAAATGA
- a CDS encoding DUF6262 family protein, translating to MANINPNTQPLLRSIEEKQQKAKQKVESTIKEMIKHKEKINFNSVSAKSGVSKPFLYKHSDIRSRIETLRKQEEKLDSPNQVKRNMTDHSKDVIIASLRKKMMHLEEENKKLKEQLKVDWAAIYKEIN from the coding sequence ATGGCAAATATAAACCCAAATACTCAACCACTTCTTCGAAGTATCGAAGAAAAACAGCAAAAAGCAAAGCAAAAGGTTGAAAGTACCATTAAAGAAATGATTAAACATAAAGAAAAGATAAATTTTAATTCTGTATCAGCAAAATCAGGGGTATCAAAACCATTTTTATATAAACACAGCGATATCAGGTCGAGAATTGAAACATTAAGAAAACAAGAAGAAAAATTAGATTCACCGAATCAAGTAAAACGAAACATGACAGACCATTCTAAAGATGTGATAATTGCATCACTTCGAAAGAAAATGATGCATCTCGAAGAAGAAAATAAGAAATTGAAGGAACAATTAAAGGTCGATTGGGCCGCAATTTATAAGGAAATCAATTAA
- a CDS encoding tyrosine-type recombinase/integrase has product MILLNKATEQQARAVRYEQILQELSGYWENEEWDALDCPLYKKEIIIKSPIIKFEETLNPRIRNEFKYYFFSRLTNLEINMATVWSNSTAFNKLQDFIFRFYSDIGSILDIPYGKFSIHYKTYLFEHGKSDLTVKGYLQLYNRIYSFFFDWYDQRKETEKDIWDVRKLGIDYNNSNCGYTLNFTSVPRPFQNLAKRYIEKRVLIQESLSWGSGIQTMAKLQEFFKYIYKKYPNWQDLTSLSRRDIEEFMHYLRTSPMGGDSVHKGQPPTENHIHRSLSVLETFIVYIQRYEWDEAPKKPVGILIVPEDKPRLPPKASNEIKYISDFVWNQIIDHMGKLPQEIIPVVILLETSGFRISDVCSLKVDCLIQREDGWWITGDQRKVKGKNHRVPISEEIAKVVLSQQKLTREKSTSETNPLNYLFPTYHGTRKGQPISRDNVVNNLNKLAIENNIMDENGDIYRCKAHAFRHRYGVNLINNGMNILHVQKLMAHVSPEMTLVYAQIHDTTLRKEWEKATSNGAVRLNPGGKIIATSIEKQADENGLELEWLRHNLDSIRLDHGLCIKSPKNNCDFLEQTLEPPCIKNNCRSFHVDLTFLDFYNDQILKMESDIEIYQKSGRNRSIEIIQPKLKKYKEIRDGIIKNGGIYGLPKTRRELRN; this is encoded by the coding sequence ATGATTTTATTAAATAAAGCAACTGAACAACAAGCTAGAGCTGTAAGATATGAGCAAATTTTACAAGAGTTAAGTGGGTATTGGGAAAACGAAGAATGGGATGCATTAGATTGTCCCCTTTACAAAAAAGAAATAATAATAAAAAGCCCAATAATTAAATTTGAGGAAACATTGAATCCAAGAATTAGAAATGAATTTAAATATTATTTCTTCAGTCGGTTGACTAATTTAGAAATAAATATGGCAACAGTATGGAGTAATTCTACTGCATTTAATAAATTGCAAGATTTTATTTTCAGATTCTATTCTGATATTGGTTCTATTCTAGACATCCCTTACGGGAAATTTTCAATTCACTATAAAACCTATCTTTTTGAACATGGGAAAAGCGACTTAACAGTAAAAGGCTACCTCCAGTTATACAACCGAATTTATTCATTTTTCTTTGACTGGTATGATCAACGGAAGGAAACAGAGAAAGATATTTGGGATGTTCGAAAACTAGGTATTGACTATAATAACAGTAATTGCGGGTACACTTTAAATTTCACTTCTGTACCAAGACCTTTTCAAAACTTGGCAAAAAGATATATCGAAAAACGTGTTCTAATACAAGAAAGTTTAAGCTGGGGTTCTGGCATACAAACCATGGCAAAGCTGCAAGAATTCTTTAAATATATTTATAAAAAGTATCCAAACTGGCAAGACTTAACCTCATTAAGTAGGAGAGATATCGAGGAATTTATGCATTATTTGCGAACCTCTCCAATGGGTGGAGATAGCGTTCACAAAGGTCAACCCCCTACTGAGAATCACATCCATCGCTCATTATCTGTACTAGAAACGTTTATTGTATATATTCAAAGATATGAATGGGATGAAGCTCCCAAAAAGCCTGTAGGAATCCTAATTGTACCTGAAGATAAACCTAGACTACCTCCAAAGGCATCTAACGAAATTAAATACATATCTGATTTTGTTTGGAATCAGATCATTGATCACATGGGAAAACTGCCGCAGGAGATTATTCCGGTTGTAATATTGTTAGAGACATCAGGCTTTAGAATTTCAGATGTGTGTTCTTTGAAAGTAGATTGCTTGATTCAAAGAGAAGATGGTTGGTGGATTACCGGAGATCAGCGTAAAGTAAAGGGGAAAAATCATCGGGTCCCAATTTCGGAAGAAATAGCTAAGGTTGTGCTTTCCCAACAAAAATTAACAAGGGAAAAATCGACTTCAGAAACAAATCCATTAAATTATTTATTTCCAACCTATCATGGTACAAGAAAAGGACAGCCCATTTCGCGTGACAATGTAGTAAATAATTTAAATAAACTAGCTATTGAAAATAATATAATGGATGAAAACGGAGATATCTATCGATGTAAAGCACATGCATTTAGACATCGTTATGGAGTAAACCTTATTAATAACGGTATGAACATTTTACATGTACAAAAGCTGATGGCTCATGTGAGCCCTGAAATGACACTGGTATACGCCCAGATTCATGATACAACCCTTCGAAAAGAATGGGAAAAAGCCACAAGTAATGGGGCTGTAAGATTAAATCCAGGTGGCAAAATTATCGCTACTAGTATAGAAAAACAAGCAGACGAAAATGGATTAGAGTTAGAATGGCTCCGCCACAATTTGGATTCCATTCGATTAGATCACGGTTTGTGTATTAAAAGCCCCAAAAATAATTGTGACTTTTTGGAACAAACTTTAGAACCACCATGTATAAAAAACAATTGCCGCAGTTTCCATGTAGATCTGACGTTTCTAGATTTCTATAACGACCAAATTCTTAAAATGGAATCTGATATTGAGATATATCAAAAATCAGGTAGAAATAGATCAATTGAAATTATTCAGCCAAAATTGAAAAAGTATAAAGAAATTAGAGATGGAATAATAAAAAATGGTGGGATTTATGGACTTCCTAAAACAAGAAGAGAATTGAGAAACTGA
- a CDS encoding tyrosine-type recombinase/integrase produces the protein MKVQEVLINDRKRYLLIDGDNKPVGPVLRFLKYLDNIGKAENTLKSYCHYLKFYFQFLNEKEKEYKEVDLNLLAEYVSWLRSPNQSTKVIQFQQTKARRSERTVNTMVTCVQSFYDYLMRIEDYEKDLSEKTKKQVIGNYRSFKPFLHHISKGKPLDKNILKIKEPRREVLTLTKDQVQSIHDACSNIRDALLVRILYEGGLRIGEALSLWIEDFDIGSTSIQVRESKTVNGKGRRVYVSGDTMNVFQDYLIDYHDADTNHVFINLTGPNKGEPLNYQAAFDVIKRIRKKTQIDITPHMLRHTYATELHEQGVEISIIQKLLGHSNVQTTIKTYVHPTDVTIRKEWQKAHDKMKGDKNDFIK, from the coding sequence ATGAAAGTGCAAGAGGTTTTAATTAATGACAGAAAAAGATATTTGCTTATTGATGGAGATAACAAACCTGTCGGTCCAGTTTTAAGGTTTCTTAAATATCTAGATAACATTGGAAAGGCCGAAAATACCTTAAAGTCATACTGTCATTATTTAAAGTTTTACTTTCAATTTTTAAACGAAAAAGAAAAAGAGTACAAGGAAGTGGATCTTAACCTTCTGGCGGAGTATGTATCTTGGCTAAGAAGTCCTAATCAATCTACTAAAGTAATTCAATTTCAACAAACAAAAGCAAGGAGATCTGAGCGAACAGTTAATACTATGGTGACTTGCGTTCAGAGTTTCTACGATTATTTAATGCGAATTGAAGATTATGAAAAAGATCTATCAGAAAAAACAAAGAAGCAAGTGATTGGGAATTACCGATCGTTCAAACCCTTTCTACATCATATATCAAAGGGGAAGCCACTTGATAAAAACATTTTAAAAATTAAAGAACCTCGGAGAGAGGTTTTAACACTTACAAAAGATCAGGTTCAATCTATTCATGATGCGTGTAGCAATATTCGAGATGCTTTATTGGTTCGAATTTTGTATGAAGGCGGTCTTAGAATTGGAGAGGCATTATCTTTATGGATCGAGGACTTTGATATTGGCTCTACCTCCATTCAAGTACGAGAATCTAAAACTGTAAACGGCAAAGGAAGAAGAGTATATGTATCTGGCGATACAATGAATGTTTTTCAAGATTACCTAATTGATTATCATGACGCGGATACCAATCATGTATTTATAAATCTAACTGGTCCTAATAAGGGAGAACCATTAAATTATCAAGCAGCTTTCGATGTAATTAAACGTATAAGAAAGAAAACCCAGATTGATATTACCCCCCATATGTTAAGGCATACTTATGCCACTGAGCTTCATGAACAAGGGGTAGAAATATCGATAATCCAAAAGTTGTTGGGTCATTCGAACGTTCAAACAACAATTAAGACTTATGTTCATCCCACCGATGTCACTATACGAAAAGAGTGGCAGAAAGCACATGACAAGATGAAAGGTGACAAGAATGATTTTATTAAATAA
- a CDS encoding TnsD family Tn7-like transposition protein — protein MNIFPEPHQGEMLYSVISRYHIISGNGSVEKHTLKDLFESESKNLKLDFSSNIGSLYKKTKIFNVKETSEDWIIAHTSYCYYMYFMQAELRKRVLKEMIEDNYYHFQLSTGKTASRIKDFPYLRFCRSCAEEDMAKFGYSYWRILHQLPGVLVCPIHNEYIQMSDVNKIDKEFVLINSERLKSSIDIGEKNNEKESLIDLSKLIHEIIDDEGGLPFASELPEIYRNLLKQLGFGKYQKVIKTREVAEEIISYYGDVLIDLGFNLSRIGKQLASLWTENKRNKHPLFHLILINFLYYKMNINRGMINIKGFLENGLRIKDTALVNREYIEEKLVCLNHHCMSYKTNTGASIKTYVSNQTISSTYSCNICGMSYVKKGSDFDTMDYTWDLLHFCGHMLAEKINYLYHIEKHKIYTIAKILGIPENSVRYCLEQKKKPLDIKYSVYDQEKDRSDWFRLVENNPGFNITEIKKLNYPLYKRLYNNDKEWLNSLTYHKKTRQYKPIVNWEQRDEEYLARARISYLELFSDDNDPKRITLTSILRKANIKLHKNHFPMLPKTYSFLKEHEEEREDFYLRRAKTILDTQRTLPIEQRYKRKTLSHKVGYFNVKCKKKKQILKSMVDDFYE, from the coding sequence ATATCATATTATTAGCGGAAATGGAAGTGTAGAGAAGCATACGCTTAAAGATTTATTTGAAAGTGAGAGTAAAAATCTGAAATTAGACTTCTCAAGTAATATTGGGAGTCTTTACAAAAAAACAAAGATTTTTAACGTAAAAGAAACAAGTGAAGATTGGATAATAGCACATACAAGCTATTGTTATTATATGTATTTTATGCAGGCAGAACTGAGAAAGAGAGTATTAAAAGAGATGATTGAAGATAATTACTACCATTTTCAGCTGTCTACTGGTAAAACAGCATCAAGAATTAAGGATTTTCCATACCTAAGGTTTTGTAGAAGCTGCGCAGAAGAAGATATGGCTAAGTTTGGATATTCATATTGGAGAATATTGCATCAACTTCCAGGGGTATTGGTTTGTCCCATTCATAACGAATATATTCAAATGAGCGATGTTAATAAAATTGATAAAGAGTTTGTTTTAATTAATAGTGAAAGATTAAAATCAAGTATTGATATTGGAGAGAAAAATAATGAGAAAGAAAGTTTAATAGACCTATCAAAACTAATTCATGAAATAATTGATGACGAAGGTGGGTTGCCCTTTGCAAGTGAATTACCGGAAATATATAGGAATTTGTTAAAGCAACTAGGGTTTGGCAAGTACCAGAAAGTAATTAAAACTCGTGAAGTAGCTGAAGAAATTATTAGTTACTACGGTGATGTACTAATAGATTTAGGTTTTAACTTGTCTAGAATTGGTAAACAACTAGCTTCATTATGGACTGAAAACAAAAGAAACAAACACCCTTTGTTTCATCTAATACTTATCAATTTCCTATACTATAAAATGAATATTAATAGAGGTATGATTAATATAAAAGGTTTTTTAGAAAATGGCTTAAGAATAAAAGATACAGCGCTTGTAAATAGAGAATATATTGAAGAAAAGCTTGTTTGTTTAAACCATCATTGTATGTCGTATAAGACGAATACTGGTGCATCTATTAAAACATATGTTTCAAATCAGACTATTTCTTCTACCTATTCTTGTAATATATGCGGAATGTCTTATGTTAAAAAAGGTAGTGATTTCGATACCATGGATTATACATGGGACTTATTGCATTTTTGTGGTCACATGCTAGCAGAGAAAATAAATTATCTATATCATATAGAAAAACACAAGATTTATACCATTGCGAAAATCTTAGGGATTCCTGAAAATTCAGTAAGATATTGTCTAGAACAAAAAAAGAAGCCTTTGGATATTAAATATTCGGTATATGACCAAGAGAAAGATCGCTCTGATTGGTTTAGGTTAGTAGAAAATAATCCAGGATTCAATATAACGGAAATAAAAAAATTAAATTATCCCCTATATAAACGATTATACAATAACGACAAAGAGTGGCTTAATAGCCTAACATATCATAAAAAAACTAGACAGTATAAACCCATTGTTAATTGGGAGCAAAGAGATGAAGAATATCTAGCTAGGGCTCGTATTTCTTATCTAGAGTTATTTTCGGATGATAATGACCCTAAGAGAATAACCCTTACTAGTATTTTGAGAAAAGCTAACATTAAATTGCATAAAAATCATTTTCCTATGCTTCCGAAAACCTATAGTTTTTTAAAAGAGCATGAAGAAGAACGGGAGGATTTTTATTTAAGGAGGGCTAAGACGATTTTAGATACTCAAAGGACCTTACCTATTGAACAAAGGTATAAGCGTAAAACCCTTAGCCATAAAGTGGGGTATTTTAATGTTAAGTGTAAAAAAAAGAAACAAATATTGAAGTCTATGGTCGATGACTTCTATGAATGA